ATGTCGTTATTTTAAATTATTCACATCATTATTGATCCAGTACAAAATTTAAAAGTATAGATGACACAAAAAAAATGAAAGTAAGAATATAGAAAATATAtgtcaaaaataaagaaaagaaaatattattctttaaaataattttatacaatAGTTGTGGGTATTTatatagatttattttataattttaaaaatttaaattttatatatcttgttatcttaaatttaaattaaataatgcatattttatgataatttttaatttaatgaaataattaaaataaaattttaaacaaaatttaaattaaattataaggacaagtttttaaatattcaatgataaaaattttaaatattaatcataattaaataataatttatatttacgataaaataatttatttttataataattttataaacttttattttcttaCCTAAAGaatttatgtaaaattttaaaatctatctaaccctttcaaattttacttaatattttaacttttatttattaaaattgttaaaatataataattatctaTCTGTCAATTATATATGTTATACACATCAAGTTTGGGTCTTAGACCTTATGGTATAACATAAAAtggtaatatacatatatattacgattagaaaatttaaaaaaaaactaatctaaaatttataaatagaATAACTTTACGAATTTCATTAAAAAGTAGTTTTGTAAACCATATGAAGTACAACTATTTTAAATTGTAAGAAAATTGTCTAAAACATGATTTTCCTTTtacttaaaattatattaataaaagtgTATTAAGGTAAAATAGTTTTGACAATACACGCAACATTCATTTAGAATGTCAAATATCGTCATTTTAAGTTATTTACATTAACATTAATCTTAGGTCAGTAATATATGTACTAGTTTGTCTAGCTTCGACGCATGGTTGATTgtgtatataaattaaaaaaatctaattattttatgctttttataatgaagttttaaattttaaataatgtataaatttccttgaatttaaaaataattatttctataagGTTTTGAatagtttttatatattttttatttaaaacaattttgaaaataaatatttttattgaaaacatatttataaatataaatgttTTCTACTTAACATATTTGGAAAAAAAAGTTTTAAACATATTTAATGAAAAATAGATGCAATGAtaaatttttctagaaaagtaaTTTCACATTTTAAAGATTGAAGGACCAAAGTGATCTAAAAGAAAATAAGAgctaaaatgacaaaattagtAAATGTaagaaattaactttatttttataccttaaaaatattttataaagtgacaaagttaaaataacttttaaaagtgaTAAAAAATCATTTCAGCCTCACATTTAATTTTTtggtttttaacttttaaatttacgTTTTTATCAAATTACTCTAAAATTAATAGAAAAGATAACATTTTTAACTTTGTTGATATATATACACATGGATTGTCACATGAATGACACGTTAGCatttaactaatttttaaaaattttaaaaattcaaaaaatattataatttttcaaagaaataaaaattattgaaattatttaaaacttttaaatattttaaattttaaaaattaattaagtgtTGACATGTCATCCACGTGTATGTCACATCAGCAAAGTTATCAAATGTTAACTTGTCTAATCATTTTAGGTTGATTTGACCAAAAAAATCATGTTCAATGGTTAAAATagacgaaaaattaaataaagggccaaaatgattttttttttataaagttggagGGCAAAAAAGTCACTATGCCTAATTTTTACATAGTTTTACAAGGtttcttaaaaattaaatttaaatgatgattatatagatatttaatattttagcattgtttatttataatttaattctatttttgatACAATGCCTAAAACTATTTATAATCTCTTCCCAACCCTTGAAAAGAAGGATAACACGCTTCAACTCGCTCGAACTCACATCCTCCTACGTTAACAACAATGTTAATGTCAACTTAAAACTTGAATACAAATTATTATCACTTCACTTGATTCAATTTCATATCAAATTTGTTTTGTTTATAGTTTAGTTATATTTTTGATTGATTGAATTAATTtggtataatgatttatttagctctccaacattaaaaaaaaaaaagtctttgTAGTCTTCCATTTAATTTTCTGCCTCTCTTTACCCCTCAAACttgcattttttttttctattaaatcACCCAAAATAGATAGAAAAGTTAATAAATATTAACTTTGGTGACATGGACATACCCCTAGATGTCAAGtcaataattaattcatttttaatgttttttttatcttttaataattttattatttttatttttatttttaccgaACCCTGCTGTTCAATTTATAGATGTATATGTAAATATAGGATTTTCACATGCCGAGAAAGTTCTATAAATACTTCAACATAGGAGCTCTTTGCCTCACACCAATTCATCTCATTTCGTAGTGTTTCCAACATACAGAATTACTATCTAACGAAATGTCTTCATCAAAGCTTCCTTCTTCAACTCATGGATCCATGTCCAACCAGAAGCGTCCCACAGCCAAGTTTCATCCTAGCGTTTGGGGGGATATTTTCCTTTCATCTCCAACAACGGTAAAGAGTTTAGATACATACGTGTGTTTGCACATGAGTAAATATCAGTCGTTAATATATTGTTTAGCTTAAATCACATAATACAAGTGTTTGCACTTGAGTAAATATGTTTTCGTCTTTATATTGATTTCGTATTGTACTACATCACAATTTACCAGAACGTTGATGCTAGAACTAAACTACAACATGAAGAACTGAAAGAAGAAATAAGGAGGATGATTAAGGTAGTGATGGATGATGAGTTGCTCTACAAATTGCGTTTAATTGATACAATCAAACGGTTGGGTGTGAGTTACCATTTTGAAAGAGAGATAGAGGAAGTATTGCTCAATATTTATGAGCATGACTATAAGGATGACCAAACTCTCGAGACTACTTCTCTTCAATTTCGATTGCTTAGAGAGAACGGATTGGGTGTTCCTTGTGGTGAGTCCATTTTCCTTCCCATTTTCCACGTCAAATCttgtttttttattgttttaactGCTAGTTAGGGtcaacaaaataatttaattgttttaattcaaaAAAATTGTCCAGCTCTTTCTCCAATAACTTGAATGGATACAACTCAAtcaaaattgttaaaaaaataaaatgaatgttttaaaatatttactCTATAATTCAACacaaataaataatcaattcaatACTCTAGATTGAGatctatattatttttcttaaaatccaTATAAAAGTAATGGCATCTAATTATTTtcctataataataaattatgatGATGATGACCACGATGAAAATCGTTGTCATATTGtgcatcttaatttttttttcttcgagttatttttctctttttcctaCAAAATTTGTTGTTGAgaatttaaattttagatttaatttcTCTATATTACAatgattaatataataatattttattgggCTGATTAGAATGGTTCAACAAGTTCAAAGAGGAAGGAAACTTTAACATGTCCTTAACAAGTGATGTGAAAGGCTTACTAGAATTATATGAAGCTTCATATTTACGTGTGCATGGGGAAGATACACTTGAAGAAGCTCTTGGTTTCACTACCACTCATCTTGGTTTAGCCAAAGCTGCCGGGACTATCGAATATCCCCTTTCAGCCTTAGTCTCCCATGCTCTATACCAACCCATCCGCAAGGGCTTGTCAAGGTTGGAGGCTAGGCGATTCATTTCCTTTTACCAAGACGATGCTTCACATAACAAAACGCTATTGAAGTTTGCAGAGTTGGATTTCAACTTGTTACAAATTTTACACAAGGAAGAGCTAAGCAAGATCTCAAGGCAATATATTACTCCTTTAACATTCAACATTAATTGTTTATCCTAATTTAAAAGGACTAATTGATACCTAATAAAGAACTATACATAGTTAGGCTAATGTGTGTTTTGTTTCAGGTGGAAGAATGGTTTAGACTTAGCTACAAAACTACCTTTTGCTCGAGATAGATTGGTAGAAGGTTACCTCTGGATATTAGGAGTGTATTTTGAGCCACAATACTCTTTTGCTAGGGAGATATTAGCAAAAACAATAGTCATGATAACATTGATGGATGACATATATGACGCATATGGCACACTTGAAGAACTTCAACTCCTCACAAATGCAGTTCAAAGGTTATCAACTTAAATATTTACACattattcaattttaaatttgaaattgattcaattaatttatgtaatattatATGATAGACATCAttcaatatgtttgattttgaacTTTTCTCTATTTGATTTTCAGGTTGGATGCTGATTATATAAATCAACTCCCAGAATACATGAAGTCATTTTACGAACCATTGTTAGATTTTTATAGAGAAATGGAGGAAGCAATGATTAAACAAGGAAAATCATATCGTGTCAAATATGCGAAAGATACAGTACATCCATACCTTATCtcatttttaaatgattttatattaataaaaattaataacccttttctcatatattatATGAGAAAAGTGTTGACAATAAGGCGACGCATGGTGGGACTATTCACCTCAGCTCTACCTCCTGCCTTGACATTACCCCAGAcatgattttatttaaaattttatatctaaaaaaaaaattctcaacTTTACCTAACTCactctaaaatattaaataatttttatttcatattactttttacaatatcaaataaaatgttacaaaatttaaatcttataaaattttatagaattttaagaaattataattaaaatataaaaattagttatgaaattaaaaagtatttcggtaattttgtaagATAGGACGAAGATGCAAGTTTAATTAAAATCTTATCTCTGCCCGAactctaaaattttaattgaaaaccctTGTCTCCAAATTCAGTTTTCATAGAAAATATGCTTTATAGGGTTGAATTGAAACATATGGGTTTGGGTTATTTTGTTATCCCTAAATATAGATATTCAACATGAGTATATTCCATTTTATAAAAAGATATTTATATTGGAAGATTATAAGTTGGTACTTACTCTAAACTTGAAATTTTATTAtgactttcctttttttttcctttttatagaTTAAACAAGTGAGTGTATCTTATTTTGTGGAGGTCAAATGGTGTAATGAAAACTATATACCAACAATGGAAGAGTATATGAGGAACGCAGTTGTATCTTTTGGTTATATCATGGCAACCATCGTATCTTTTGTTGGAATGGGAGATTTTGTGACACCTGAGATTTTTAATTGGGCGTCTAACAACCCTAAAATCATTTATGCTTCTTCTATTGTTGGTCGTCTCATGGATGATGTTGCTTCACACAAGGTACTTTCTTTTAGAATTTTGCAAGAGTACTTTCAATGACTTCTATTTGATGAATAAAACTAATATAAAGATATAGTTTGAGCAAGAGAGAGGGCACTGTGCATCGGCTGTTGAATGCTACATGAGAGAACATGCGGTCTCAGAAGAAGAAGCGTGTAGTGAATTGAAGAAGCAAGTGGAAAATGCTTGGAAAGATATAAACCAGGAATTGATATTTAGTGAGATATCCAAAGTTGTTCCAGGGCCGGTTCTTACACGAATTCTCAATTTGACAAGGGTCATCGATTTCCTTTACAAGAATGGAGATGGGTACACACATGTTGGGAAAAATACAAAAGATGGAATAACTTCTCTGCTCATTGATCCAATCTCAGTCTCTTATTGAGGAATTAAGAATCTATATCATTTAGCTATCCATTTCGTGTGTATTGCTTTTATATGTTATATTGTGTTTAAGATGTAATTTAAATCCTAATATCTCAATAATCCATTGTGTATGTTTGTGTCACTTTTACGTGTCATTTTATGTTTGAGGTGTTATATCACCTCAAAAAATTATGGTCTATTTATATTACTCTTTTGTACTATGTTTTGTGTAATATTTCAATAAATTTCAGTTCTCATGATTTCTTAGGCCTTACAGGTTGGTGAGTGTAGAGAAACGCAGCGAAAGAAAGTAACAGGAAAATGTACTTCATTTCTCAAGATACTTTAAGATGATTATTAGAGACTTAACGTactatatttatatataacttAAAATTGCTTTAAAAACTTCTTAACAGTAAACTACTAACTGGTGTAACTACTAACAACTTAACAACTGTCTGCTTCCTTAGTCCTTAATATTCACCCAACCAATCTACTTTGTTATCTTCTACTTTGTAAGATCTCAAGATTGCTAACAATCTTAAGTTGAGCTCTGAATTTCGTAAAACATCCTGTTGAAAGAGGTTTGGTAAGCACATCAGCCACCTGATCTTGGGTTGGAACATGGCCAACAACTAATCTCCCAGTAGTCACCTTTTCACGAACGAAAAACAAATCAAGCTCtacatgcttgaatttggaatggAGAATCAGATTGGCGGACACAGCTATTGTACTTGAGTTATCACACCAAAGAGTTGTCTTCCCAGTGAGCTGAACATGAAGCTCTCCCAACAAAGACTCTAGCCAAGTAACTTCTGCTGCTGTATGAGCAAGACTCCTATACTCCGCTTCTGCCAAAGAACGAGAAACAATATGTTGTTTCTTTGAACCCTAAGATACTGGATTTCCACCTAGAAAAATACAAAACCCTGACGTCGAACATCTGTCATCTGGATCGTTCCCCCAACAAGCATCAGAGTAACCAACAAGAGATAGACGAGAAGCAGCAGTAAAATGAACACCATGATCAATTGTTGCCTGTAGATACCTCAAATTCTCTTAACAACTTTGCAATGAACATCAAGGGGATT
This is a stretch of genomic DNA from Gossypium arboreum isolate Shixiya-1 chromosome 11, ASM2569848v2, whole genome shotgun sequence. It encodes these proteins:
- the LOC108472971 gene encoding (+)-delta-cadinene synthase isozyme A-like translates to MSSSKLPSSTHGSMSNQKRPTAKFHPSVWGDIFLSSPTTNVDARTKLQHEELKEEIRRMIKVVMDDELLYKLRLIDTIKRLGVSYHFEREIEEVLLNIYEHDYKDDQTLETTSLQFRLLRENGLGVPCEWFNKFKEEGNFNMSLTSDVKGLLELYEASYLRVHGEDTLEEALGFTTTHLGLAKAAGTIEYPLSALVSHALYQPIRKGLSRLEARRFISFYQDDASHNKTLLKFAELDFNLLQILHKEELSKISRWKNGLDLATKLPFARDRLVEGYLWILGVYFEPQYSFAREILAKTIVMITLMDDIYDAYGTLEELQLLTNAVQRLDADYINQLPEYMKSFYEPLLDFYREMEEAMIKQGKSYRVKYAKDTIKQVSVSYFVEVKWCNENYIPTMEEYMRNAVVSFGYIMATIVSFVGMGDFVTPEIFNWASNNPKIIYASSIVGRLMDDVASHKFEQERGHCASAVECYMREHAVSEEEACSELKKQVENAWKDINQELIFSEISKVVPGPVLTRILNLTRVIDFLYKNGDGYTHVGKNTKDGITSLLIDPISVSY